The genomic region GTAGCGCTGCTTGAGGGTGCGGATCGCCGCGATCAGGTTGACGATCACCGGGGTGGTGGGATTGCGGAAGTCGGTGTCGCCGGCGTTCAGGTAGAGCGAGTGCCCCTCGAAGTCGATGTCCAGTCCGTTCAGCCCGTACCGGTCGATGATCGCGGAGACCGACCGGACGAAGGTGTCCCGGGCCGCGGTGGTGGTGAGCTGTACCTGCCCGTTCTGGCCGCCGATGGAGAGCAGCACCTTCTTGCCCTGCTGCTGCTTCGCCCGGATCGCCGCGGTGAACTCGGCCTCGGTCTCGACGCCCGGGCACTCACTGGCCGGGCAGAGCTGGAAGCGGATGTCGCCGGAGGTCACCGAGGTGGGCTCGCCGAAGGCGAGGTTGACGATGTCCCAATCGGCCGGCACGTCGGCCATCCGCAGGTAGCCGGAGCCGTTGGCGAAGCTCGCGTGCAGGTATCCGATCAGCGCGTGGCGGGGCAGGCCGGTGGCCGGGGGAGTGGTCGGCGGCGGCGTGGTCGGCGGCGGCGTCGTGGGTGGGGGTGTGGTCGGCGGTGGCGTCGTGGGTGGGGGTGTGGTCGGGGTGCCGCCACCGCACGGCGCGCCGTTGAGCGTGCAGTCGGTGGGCGAGCCGGAGCCGGTGGCGAGGAAGCCGAAGGAGACCGAGGCTCCCGGGGCGACGGTGCCGTTCCAGGACCGGTTGGTGAAGGTGTGCCGCTGGCCGGAGCTGCTGACCGTGGCGTCCCAGTAGGAGCCGAGGGTGGTGCCGGCGGGCAGGGTGAGGGCGACCTGCCAGCCGTTGAGCGTGCCGGCGCCGCCGTTGGTGATGGTGTACTTCCCCTCCCACCCGGTGCCCCAGTCGGCGGTCTTCACGAACGTGGCGGTCGGGCCGGCGGCCTGCGCCGGCGCGGCCAGGGTGAGCGTCGCGGTGGCGGCGGTGGCGAGCGCCGCGACGGCGGCGAGCAGCAGGGTGCGGGCAGGACGACGCATCCGGACCTCCCGGTACGAGTGCCGTCGGATCGACGGATGCACAATTATTAGGATTGTTAACTGTAAATGTCCAGGGGTTGCCATGGCCCTGTTTCCGCCGTGCCGGGCAGCGGTCCGGGCAGCCGTGCCGTGCGGCGCCCGGCGTGGCCGTTCGGTCCTCCGACGGCGGTCGTCGTGCGGGGCGGCGGTCGGCGTGGTCGGTGGGTCGTGCGGGGCGGCGGTCGGCGTGGTCGGTGGGTCGTGCGGGGCGGCGGTCGGCGTGGCCGTTTCTGTCGTACCCGGGCGGGAGCATCCATTCATGGCTGTCCCCGCGCTGCCCCCTCGATCCGACCAGCCACGCGCCCTGCCGCTGCGCGAGGTGCGCACCCGGCTCACCCAGCTCGTCGCGCTGGCCGAGGCCACCGACACCGTCACGGTCGTCACCCGGGACGGCGACCCCCGCCCGGTCGCGGCGATCGTGCCGGCCGGCGCCGCCCGCACCTTGGCGCAGACCCGTGCCGACGCCGACCGGCTGGCCACCGTCACCGCCGGCTGGGCCCGCCGCCTCGACGAGCTGCACCGGCAGAGCAGTCGCCGGCACGCCGACGAGCTGCGCGCGGTCCGCGCGGCCCTCGCTCAGGCCTGGGCCGAGCTCGACCGGCGGGCGGCGCCGGGTGGCGACCCGGTGCTGGCCCGGCTCCGAGCCGCCCACGCCGACCTGCTCGCCGACTGATCCACTCATCCGTCCGGCGTCGCGCGGCCCCGCCCTTCCGGTCCCGCGCGGACGCGCATGGGTGACCACCTGCCGACTTGATCCCGTGAGTGGTGCCGTGCCGGCCCTCGGGGCTGACGCCTGCCGGCCCCTGTGGTGGGCGCCCTGCCGACCTGTCCGCGGCAGTGGCCGACCCGAGCGATCGGCGTCGTGCCGGCCCGTGTGATTGGCGTCGTGCCGACCCGTGTGATTGGCGTCGTGCCGACCCGTGTGATTGGCGTCGTGCCGACCCGTGTGATTGGCGTCGTGCCGACCCGTGTGATTGGCGTCGTGCCGACCCGTGTGATTGGCGTCGTGCCGACCCGTGTGATTGGCGTCGTGCCGACCCGTGTGATTGGCGTCGTGCCGACCCGTGTGATTGGCGCCGTGCCGACCGTGTGATTGGCGCGCCGTGTCGACCCCTAAGCATGGCGCTGTGCCGACCCGCATCGGTGCCGCCGCCGTACTCGGCGATTGGCGCGGATCGGTCGGGAAGATCAACTCCGTTGGGCCGATACGGCGGTGTCCCGCTCGGTCGGATACCGCCATATCGCCCCGCTGGTGTCGATCAAGCGGCTGCCGGCTCGATCCCCTCGATCTCCGGGCGTCGAGTGTCGGCTGCGGCATCACCGGACTGGCCGGGCCGCCCGCACCCGGCGCCCAGGTCGGCTGGGCAGGCCGCTCGCGCTGGCTGCCCGGGGCCGCCCGCGCCCGCCGCCTGCGCCGCCGCTCGCGCCCGCCGCCCGCGTTTGCTGGCCGGGCCGCCTGCGCCCGCCGCCCGCGCCCGCCGCCCGGACGCTGGGCCCAGGCGGCCCGGTGCGGTCAGCAGTTGCGCAGTTCAGGCGACTGGTTGAGCAGTTGACCACGGGGCGAGATGAACGCCCGGTACGTGGCCGAGTCGACCGCCGCCGGCTGGAACGCGGCCACCCGGTGGCAGTTCTGGAAAGCCAGCCGGACACCGAAGTGCCGCTCCAGGCCGCCCCGGATCGCGTCGCTGGCCAGGGCGCGCAGCAGTTGCCCGCGGTCGGCCTCGGTCGCCGGCGGCTCGATGTTGTCGGCGTGATCGGCT from Micromonospora sp. WMMD812 harbors:
- a CDS encoding SCO5389 family protein, which encodes MSLTVSPTLLDAAERGPVDDADFVACVRESLPYAWQTVSRVVAELHASGADHADNIEPPATEADRGQLLRALASDAIRGGLERHFGVRLAFQNCHRVAAFQPAAVDSATYRAFISPRGQLLNQSPELRNC
- a CDS encoding type II toxin-antitoxin system Phd/YefM family antitoxin — translated: MAVPALPPRSDQPRALPLREVRTRLTQLVALAEATDTVTVVTRDGDPRPVAAIVPAGAARTLAQTRADADRLATVTAGWARRLDELHRQSSRRHADELRAVRAALAQAWAELDRRAAPGGDPVLARLRAAHADLLAD
- a CDS encoding cellulose binding domain-containing protein, with product MRRPARTLLLAAVAALATAATATLTLAAPAQAAGPTATFVKTADWGTGWEGKYTITNGGAGTLNGWQVALTLPAGTTLGSYWDATVSSSGQRHTFTNRSWNGTVAPGASVSFGFLATGSGSPTDCTLNGAPCGGGTPTTPPPTTPPPTTPPPTTPPPTTPPPTTPPATGLPRHALIGYLHASFANGSGYLRMADVPADWDIVNLAFGEPTSVTSGDIRFQLCPASECPGVETEAEFTAAIRAKQQQGKKVLLSIGGQNGQVQLTTTAARDTFVRSVSAIIDRYGLNGLDIDFEGHSLYLNAGDTDFRNPTTPVIVNLIAAIRTLKQRYGAGFVLTMAPETFFVQLGYQFYGPGPWGGQDPRAGSYLPVIHALRDDLTVLHVQNYNSGPIMGLDNQYHTMGNADFHVAMTDMLLAGFPVAGNSAAVFPPLREDQVAFGAPSSVSAGNGYLAPAGVQAAVTCLVRGQGCGAYTPRSGANPAFRGLMTWSINWDRYYSWEFRLQHGPFLKALP